The sequence CTTGAACACCCCCAAGCATGCAAAATACAAGAACCAAACTCTTTTCTTTCTAAGACTACCATTTGAAGCTTTATCTATACTGTCAATCCTGACCTCACTACAACTGCTGGTGCACTTTAAACAGTATCCAGGCCTTGTTCAGAAAGATTGAAGCTGGACATAGACTAAGAGTAAACAATTGAAACAGTGAACAGGGCAAAGTCTGACTCTTCAAAGACTTTATCTAATCTCCCCACAGCAGAGATAACACAAACAAGACCCAAAATCTAAGGACAAATTGTGAATGAAATTTTACAGCTGCAATTTAAAGTGATTATCAAGCAATGTTGTGGAGTAACTAACTAATAGTAGCGAGGCTATTAACTAAACTACATTTATCAGTAATGTGAACATAGTTCAGCTGTTTTCAAAACAGCATATTTTTTGCAGTAACAAGCTAAAGTTTCCAATGAGTAGCAGTGCAGAATGACCCACCTGCATGCTAAATCACATTGTATTTCTTTTATATGTAACATTGGAAATTCTGATCAATCCTTGTGAATCGGTTCATGTAAtacaggggtgtccaatcctgctcctggaggccCACTATTATGCAAAGTATAGCTCAAATCCTAATTGAACACACTGAACcagctaattaaggtcttcaggaaaACTACAAGCCATTCAAGTGTGCTGGGGATGGATGGGTTagagccaaactctgcaggacactgaccCTCTAGGAGCTGGCTTAGAATCCCTTAATGTAATTGGTTCTTGACAACTAACATCACATTATACATTACCATTAATAACTTACAAAATGTCTCAAAAGCAAGGAATAGTAGTGACAGATTACCATATCTTTAGATTTGGCTAGTCCACATACTAGAGCTCTATCTAGTCCCTGTTTGAAGTCCATTCATGAATGGTCAACAAAGATAGTGATGTACCATAGAGATTTCACAATAACTACAACTTACTGGAGTAAAAGCTCTTTGTACACAAGCAGACCTTGAGAGCTAACCTCtgcttcagttaaaaaaaaaacagaactgtaCAGAACAAAAACACTCACCTCCAGCCACAGCCAGGCCAAGTGCAGGCAAATGGTTTCTCGCCCGTGTGTCTCCTCAGGTGCGCCTTTAGGTGACTGCTCTTGGTATACATCTTGGCACAGCCAGGGAAAGAACACTTGTGCATTTTAATAAGATCAGCTACCGAACTCTTCTGGAATTTGTGACCCCCAGCTACAAGCCCTGTTCCCTGGCCATCAAATGTTCCATTCTCTCCAAGACCTAAGGGCTTAGCGGCAATGGGAACAGGGGCAATACGGACAAATTTGGAGGAAGAGCTGTTAAGGCTGGTCGGTGGGGTCACCTGAGGAACCAGAGCGAAGGTTTGACCCTGGATGTTGACAAGGAGCTGGGTTATTTTGATGTCTGAGGCAGGTTGAGGTGTTGGTGTCAAGGGGGCAGTTTTAGGGCTCAATTCCTGTTTGACTTGAATGGGTTGGAGCTGTAGGATCACAGGCATGCTAGGACTTTCCACCATCACTACCTTCCCAGAAGAGTCCTCGTTTTTCAATGTGTTTTGAGGATTTGCAGAGCCCCCTACATTTTTAGGATCAGAGTTGGCATCGACTTTGTCACTTGAGACAGGCACTGTTTGGTCTAAGTTTTGAGGCCAAGGTTCTAATGTAGGTCCTTGGATGCTTTCACAGGTCACTAGACCCTCTCCAGCTTCCTCTTTCAAGGCCACCACTTCCATGTTCTCCTCCAGGAATTCCTCGATCTCCTCCAGAGTGGGCTGAAACAGTAACCCTGCATGGTCCTCTAAATCTCCAGGGAAAACAGGGAACTCAAAGCACTCCTCTTTGGTGGTGCGGTCCCGTCTCGACTCCCAAGCCAGACCCATGGGAAGAACAGGGGGAACCATGGGAGACACCATGTTTGAGG is a genomic window of Carassius carassius chromosome 46, fCarCar2.1, whole genome shotgun sequence containing:
- the LOC132129794 gene encoding Krueppel-like factor 15, which produces MVDHLLLDEETFFPYTYFLPAHNPPDMVTDEGVYYMLPSPFSEDNLSDSSSQRSCSSPESQVLSSSCGSNSSGESQDGLLDFLHSQSLTVSQNSPSSNMVSPMVPPVLPMGLAWESRRDRTTKEECFEFPVFPGDLEDHAGLLFQPTLEEIEEFLEENMEVVALKEEAGEGLVTCESIQGPTLEPWPQNLDQTVPVSSDKVDANSDPKNVGGSANPQNTLKNEDSSGKVVMVESPSMPVILQLQPIQVKQELSPKTAPLTPTPQPASDIKITQLLVNIQGQTFALVPQVTPPTSLNSSSSKFVRIAPVPIAAKPLGLGENGTFDGQGTGLVAGGHKFQKSSVADLIKMHKCSFPGCAKMYTKSSHLKAHLRRHTGEKPFACTWPGCGWRFSRSDELSRHRRSHSGVKPYQCPVCEKKFARSDHLSKHIKVHRFPRNSRTARTAH